The Rhinopithecus roxellana isolate Shanxi Qingling chromosome 13, ASM756505v1, whole genome shotgun sequence genome contains a region encoding:
- the LOC115892852 gene encoding semenogelin-2-like, with protein sequence MYPKAVFTAKPKRKHVQLKQITIPSQEQEHSQKANKISYQSSSTEERRLHYGENGVQKDVSQSSIYRQTEEKARGKSQKQVTIPSQEQEHSQKANKISYQSSSTEERRLHYGENGVQKDVSQSRIYSQTEEKARGKSQKQVTIPSQEQEHSQKANKISYQSSSTEERRLHYGENGVQKDVSQSHIYRQTEEKAHGKSQKQITVPSQEQEHSQKANKISYQSSSTEERRLHYGENGVQKDVSQSSICSQTEEKAHGKSQKQITVPSQEQEHSRKANKISYQSSSTEERQLHYGKNGVQKDVSQSHIYRQTEEKAHGKSQKQITVSSQEKEHSQKANKISYQSSSTEERQLHYGKNSVQKDVSQSRIYSQTEEKARGKSQKQITIPSQEQEHSQKANKISYQSSSTEERRLHYGENDVQKGVSQSSIYSQTENLVAGKSQIQAPNPKQQSWRGENAKGESGQSTNREQDLLSHEQKVRHQHGSHGVLNVVIIEHEDDSDRHSVQRHNYDRSPLST encoded by the coding sequence ACAATTCCCAGTCAAGAGCAAGAGCATAgccaaaaggcaaataaaatatcATACCAATCTTCAAGTACAGAAGAGAGACGACTCCACTATGGAGAAAATGGTGTTCAGAAAGATGTATCCCAAAGCAGTATCTATAGGCAAACTGAAGAGAAAGCACGTGGCAAGTCTCAAAAACAGGTAACAATTCCCAGTCAAGAGCAAGAGCATAgccaaaaggcaaataaaatatcATACCAATCTTCAAGTACAGAAGAGAGACGACTCCACTATGGAGAAAATGGTGTTCAGAAAGATGTATCCCAAAGCCGTATTTACAGCCAAACTGAAGAGAAAGCACGTGGCAAGTCTCAAAAACAGGTAACAATTCCCAGTCAAGAGCAAGAGCATAgccaaaaggcaaataaaatatcATACCAATCTTCAAGTACAGAAGAGAGACGACTCCACTATGGAGAAAATGGTGTTCAGAAAGATGTATCCCAAAGCCATATTTATAGGCAAACTGAAGAGAAAGCACATGGCAAGTCTCAAAAACAGATAACAGTTCCCAGTCAAGAGCAAGAGCATAgccaaaaggcaaataaaatatcATACCAATCTTCAAGTACAGAAGAAAGACGACTCCATTATGGAGAAAATGGTGTTCAGAAAGATGTATCCCAAAGCAGTATTTGTAGTCAAACTGAAGAGAAAGCACATGGCAAGTCTCAAAAACAGATAACAGTTCCCAGTCAAGAGCAAGAGCATAGCCgaaaggcaaataaaatatcATACCAATCTTCAAGTACAGAAGAGAGACAACTCCACTATGGAAAAAATGGTGTTCAGAAAGATGTATCCCAAAGCCATATTTATAGGCAAACTGAAGAGAAAGCACATGGCAAGTCTCAAAAACAGATAACAGTTTCCAGTCAAGAGAAAGAGCATAgccaaaaggcaaataaaatatcATACCAATCTTCAAGTACAGAAGAGAGACAACTCCACTATGGAAAAAATAGTGTTCAGAAAGATGTATCCCAAAGCCGTATTTACAGCCAAACCGAAGAGAAAGCACGTGGCAAGTCTCAAAAACAGATAACAATTCCCAGTCAAGAGCAAGAGCATAgccaaaaggcaaataaaatatcATACCAATCTTCAAGTACAGAAGAGAGACGACTCCACTATGGAGAAAATGATGTTCAGAAAGGTGTATCCCAAAGCAGTATTTATAGCCAAACTGAAAACCTAGTAGCAGGCAAATCTCAAATCCAGGCACCAAATCCTAAGCAACAGTCATGGCGTGGTGAAAATGCAAAAGGAGAGTCTGGGCAATCTACAAATAGAGAACAAGACCTACTCAGTCATGAACAAAAAGTCAGGCACCAACATGGATCTCATGGGGTACTGAATGTTGTAATTATAGAGCATGAAGATGACAGTGATCGTCATTCAGTACAACGTCATAACTATGACAGAAGCCCATTATCTACATAA
- the LOC104678852 gene encoding semenogelin-2, with amino-acid sequence MKSIILFVLSLLLILEKQAAVMGQKGGSKGQLPSGSSRFPHRQRSQHYSGQKDKQHTESKGSFSIQHTYHVDANDHDRTRKSQQYDLNAQHKTTKSEQHLGRSQRLLNYKQKGRDHVKPKRHFRLIVIRRKGGQVHHGTQNPSQDHGNSPSGKGISSQYSNTEERLWVRGLSKEQASASGAQKGRTQGGSQSSYVLQTEELVANKQQRETQNSHRNKGHYQNVVEVREEHSSKLQTSLRPARQHRLQHGSKDIFTTQDELLVYNKNQHQTKNLNQDQEHGRKAHKVSYQSSSTEERQFNHGEKSVQKDVPKGSISIQTEEKIYGKSQNQVKIPSQDQEHGHKENKISYQSSSTEERRLNCGEKDIQKGVSKGGISIQTEEQIHGESQNQVTNSNQDQEHGHKENKISYQSSSTEERRLNGGEKDIQKSVSKGSISIQTEEKIHGKSQTQVKIPSQDQEHGHKENKISYQSSSTEERRLNGGEKDIQKSVSKGSISIQTEEKMHGKSQTQVTIPSQDQEHGHKENKISYQSSSTEERRLNGGEKDIQKTVSKGSISIQTEEKIHGKSQNQVTIPSQDQEHGHKKNKISYQSSSTEERQLNYGGKSIKKDVSQSSLSFQTEKLVEGKSQIQTPNPNQDQWSGQNAKGNSGKSADGEQDLLSHEQEGRYQQESSGAHNTVNIEHEVAYDDLLTQQYNEDRNPIST; translated from the exons ATGAAGTCCATCATCCTCTTtgtcctttccctcctccttatCTTGGAGAAGCAAGCAGCTGTGATGGGACAAAAAG GTGGATCAAAAGGCCAATTACCAAGTGGATCTTCCCGATTTCCGCATAGACAAAGGAGCCAGCACTATTCtggacaaaaagacaaacaacataCTGAATCCAAAGGCAGTTTTTCTATTCAACACACATATCATGTAGACGCCAATGATCATGACCGGACCCGAAAAAGTCAGCAGTATGATTTGAATGCCcaacataaaacaacaaaatcagaACAGCATCTCGGTAGAAGTCAAAGACTGCTCAATTataaacaaaaaggcagagaccATGTTAAACCAAAACGTCATTTTCGTCTGATAGTTATACGTCGTAAAGGAGGCCAAGTTCATCATGGGACACAAAATCCTTCCCAAGATCACGGGAATAGCCCATCTGGAAAGGGAATATCCAGCCAATATTCAAACACAGAAGAAAGGCTATGGGTTCGTGGACTAAGTAAAGAACAAGCTTCGGCCTCTGGTGCACAAAAAGGTAGAACACAAGGTGGATCCCAAAGCAGTTATGTTCTCCAAACTGAAGAGCTAGTAGCTAACAAACAACAACGTGAGACTCAAAATTCTCATCGAAATAAAGGGCATTACCAAAATGTGGTTGAAGTGAGAGAGGAACATTCAAGTAAACTACAAACTTCACTCCGTCCTGCACGTCAACACAGACTCCAACATGGATCCAAAGACATTTTTACTACCCAAGATGAGCTCCTAGTATATAACAAGAATCAACACCAGACAAAAAATCTCAATCAAGATCAAGAGCATGGCCGGAAGGCACATAAAGTATCATACCAATCTTCAAGTACAGAAGAAAGACAATTTAACCATGGAGAAAAGAGTGTACAGAAAGATGTACCCAAAGGCAGCATTTCTATCCAAactgaagagaaaatatatgGCAAGTCTCAAAACCAGGTAAAAATTCCTAGTCAAGATCAAGAGCATGgccataaggaaaataaaatatcataccaATCTTCAAGCACAGAAGAAAGACGTCTCAACTGTGGAGAAAAGGACATACAGAAAGGTGTATCCAAAGGCGGTATTTCCATCCAAACTGAAGAGCAAATACATGGCGAGTCTCAAAACCAGGTAACAAATTCTAATCAAGATCAAGAGCATGgccataaggaaaataaaatatcataccaATCTTCAAGCACAGAAGAAAGACGACTCAACGGTGGAGAAAAGGACATACAGAAAAGTGTATCCAAAGGCAGTATTTCTATCCAAACTGAAGAGAAAATACATGGCAAGTCTCAAACCCAGGTAAAAATTCCTAGTCAAGATCAAGAGCATGgccataaggaaaataaaatatcataccaATCTTCAAGCACAGAAGAAAGACGACTCAACGGTGGAGAAAAGGACATACAGAAAAGTGTATCCAAAGGCAGTATTTCTATCCAAACTGAAGAGAAAATGCATGGCAAGTCTCAAACCCAGGTAACAATTCCTAGTCAAGATCAAGAGCATGgccataaggaaaataaaatatcataccaATCTTCAAGTACAGAAGAAAGACGACTCAACGGTGGAGAAAAGGACATACAGAAAACTGTATCCAAAGGCAGTATTTCTATCCAAACTGAAGAGAAAATACATGGCAAGTCTCAAAACCAGGTAACAATTCCTAGTCAAGATCAAGAGCACggccataagaaaaataaaatatcataccaATCTTCAAGTACAGAAGAAAGACAACTCAACTATGGAGGAAAGAGCATTAAGAAAGATGTATCACAAAGCAGTCTTTCTTTCCAAACtgaaaagctagtagaaggcaagtCTCAAATCCAGACACCAAATCCTAATCAAGATCAGTGGTCTGGCCAAAATGCAAAAGGAAATTCTGGTAAATCTGCAGATGGAGAACAAGACCTACTCAGTCATGAACAAGAAGGCAGATACCAACAGGAATCCAGTGGGGCACATAATACTGTAAATATAGAGCACGAAGTTGCCTATGATGATCTTTTGACACAACAGTATAATGAAGACAGAAATCCAATATCTACATAG